A genomic region of Pseudomonas sp. RSB 5.4 contains the following coding sequences:
- a CDS encoding DUF1652 domain-containing protein, with protein sequence MLAIADICRIVESGFPSLECECTQVEQGLLRIKVYEPDSGRVELLLNGVSPEHLVTIRDISNFIGELRTEMSAGRRAFAG encoded by the coding sequence ATGCTAGCCATTGCCGACATTTGCCGGATTGTCGAATCCGGCTTTCCGTCGCTTGAATGCGAATGCACACAAGTGGAGCAGGGGCTGTTGCGGATCAAGGTATATGAGCCGGACTCCGGGCGAGTCGAGTTGTTGCTCAATGGCGTGTCGCCGGAACATCTGGTGACGATTCGCGATATTTCCAACTTCATTGGTGAATTGCGCACGGAAATGAGCGCCGGGCGCCGGGCATTCGCCGGTTGA
- a CDS encoding SOS response-associated peptidase family protein yields MCGRLSQYRGIHDFVAVLSIPDALINHVGDAPLARYNAAPTTALAVLHQHQHQMYADPLRWGWRPHWAKDRAAPINARVEKVAHGPFFRAIWRHRLIVPIDNWFEWVDTEEKLRQPWLIRRADNGPIFCAAIGQLPTPDAPAREDDGFVIITADSAGGLLDIHDRRPIVLCAELAQEWLDPATPVERAEQMLLFEGENSETFQWHKVSKAVGNTRNQGAELIEALP; encoded by the coding sequence ATGTGCGGAAGACTCTCGCAGTACCGCGGCATTCACGACTTTGTCGCGGTGCTGAGCATTCCCGATGCGCTGATCAATCATGTCGGCGATGCGCCGCTGGCGCGATACAACGCCGCGCCGACCACCGCCCTCGCTGTGCTTCATCAGCATCAACACCAGATGTATGCGGACCCTTTGCGCTGGGGTTGGCGCCCGCACTGGGCGAAGGATCGCGCCGCGCCGATCAATGCGCGGGTGGAGAAAGTTGCCCACGGCCCGTTCTTCCGCGCGATCTGGCGCCATCGACTGATTGTGCCGATCGACAACTGGTTCGAATGGGTCGATACCGAAGAAAAACTCCGCCAGCCCTGGCTGATTCGACGAGCGGATAATGGGCCGATTTTCTGCGCGGCCATCGGTCAACTGCCAACACCCGATGCACCAGCGCGGGAGGACGATGGTTTTGTGATCATCACCGCCGACAGTGCCGGTGGCCTGCTCGATATTCACGATCGGCGTCCGATCGTGCTCTGCGCCGAGCTCGCCCAGGAATGGCTGGACCCGGCCACGCCCGTCGAGCGCGCCGAACAGATGTTGCTGTTCGAAGGTGAAAACAGCGAAACGTTTCAGTGGCACAAAGTCAGCAAAGCGGTGGGCAACACACGCAATCAGGGGGCCGAACTGATTGAAGCGCTGCCCTAA
- the fae gene encoding formaldehyde-activating enzyme has translation MKELDLYIGEGFEGPGVNAAHINILIGPRNGPAGQAFANSLASPSQGHCPFMVIAQPNIPVKPMTLYVNKAAISSDLHGNATWGASQAGIAKAVLEALLDGTLPPEAEDEWAIVTANWVNPACDDLDAVYLNNYNACRTAIRAALTGKPETAQLADVVNHISNPFYTPKV, from the coding sequence ATGAAAGAACTCGACCTGTACATCGGTGAAGGTTTCGAAGGCCCGGGCGTGAACGCCGCACATATCAATATCCTGATCGGACCGCGCAACGGCCCGGCCGGGCAGGCGTTCGCCAACAGCCTGGCGTCGCCGAGCCAGGGCCATTGCCCGTTCATGGTGATCGCCCAGCCGAACATCCCGGTCAAGCCGATGACCCTGTATGTGAACAAGGCCGCAATCAGCAGTGACCTGCACGGTAATGCCACCTGGGGCGCCTCGCAGGCCGGGATCGCCAAAGCCGTACTCGAAGCACTGCTCGACGGCACCTTGCCGCCGGAAGCTGAAGACGAGTGGGCCATCGTTACCGCCAACTGGGTCAATCCGGCCTGCGACGACCTCGATGCGGTGTACCTGAACAACTACAACGCCTGCCGCACCGCGATCCGCGCCGCCCTGACCGGCAAGCCGGAAACCGCGCAACTGGCCGATGTGGTCAACCACATCAGCAACCCTTTCTACACGCCAAAAGTCTGA
- a CDS encoding NUDIX hydrolase: MKVRATVICEQERHVLLVRKPHCRWTLPGGKVEPGETKAAAAMRELQEETALKAEQMLYLMELRSGSTQHHVYEASVPDLEQLRPQNEITECIWHPLDAVQNLPTSDATLRIVQAFQRRL, encoded by the coding sequence ATGAAAGTACGCGCAACCGTCATTTGCGAGCAGGAACGACACGTTCTCCTGGTGCGCAAACCCCACTGCCGCTGGACATTGCCCGGCGGCAAGGTCGAGCCTGGGGAAACCAAGGCCGCAGCGGCGATGCGCGAGTTGCAGGAAGAAACGGCGCTAAAGGCCGAACAAATGTTGTATCTGATGGAACTGCGCAGTGGCAGCACCCAGCATCATGTCTACGAGGCCTCAGTGCCCGACCTTGAGCAGTTGCGCCCGCAAAACGAGATCACCGAGTGCATCTGGCATCCGCTGGACGCGGTGCAGAATCTGCCCACCAGCGACGCGACGTTGCGCATCGTGCAGGCGTTTCAGCGCCGCTTGTAA
- a CDS encoding ABC transporter permease, with protein sequence MTTRSNELPAPRSLSRPRPPLYPTWRRRLKGLALPLLIVVALELIVRIGWLPSYQMPAPSEIALTLTDLAEGALWKHIGASLIRVLLGFAIGASLALVFAAWVGLSREAEAYLEPTFAALRSIPSLAWVPLLLLWLGIDETSKVVLIAIGAFFPVYVNVVAAIRNIDRKLVEVGHIYGFSRWQLVRRILLPAALPGLFTGLRSGMSLAWMFLVAAELIAATKGLGYLLSDGRETSRPDIVLAAIIVLALLGKLSDGLLAVLERRGLAWRDTFTGQEAQD encoded by the coding sequence ATGACCACTCGCAGTAACGAACTGCCGGCGCCTCGCAGCTTGTCGAGGCCCCGCCCTCCTCTCTACCCGACATGGCGCCGGCGCCTGAAGGGCCTGGCCCTGCCGCTGCTGATCGTGGTCGCCCTGGAACTCATCGTGCGCATCGGCTGGTTACCGTCCTATCAGATGCCCGCCCCGAGCGAGATTGCCCTGACCCTCACCGACCTCGCCGAAGGCGCACTGTGGAAACACATCGGCGCGAGCCTGATCCGCGTGTTGCTGGGATTTGCGATTGGCGCCAGCCTCGCGCTGGTGTTTGCCGCCTGGGTCGGCCTGAGCCGTGAGGCCGAGGCGTATCTGGAACCGACGTTCGCCGCCCTGCGTTCAATTCCGAGTCTGGCCTGGGTGCCGCTATTGCTGCTGTGGCTCGGCATCGATGAAACCTCGAAGGTCGTGCTGATCGCCATCGGCGCGTTTTTTCCGGTGTACGTCAACGTGGTCGCGGCGATTCGCAACATCGACCGCAAACTGGTCGAGGTCGGGCACATCTATGGCTTCAGCCGCTGGCAACTGGTGCGGCGGATTCTGCTGCCCGCCGCCCTGCCCGGCCTGTTTACCGGGCTGCGCAGCGGCATGAGTCTGGCGTGGATGTTTCTGGTGGCCGCCGAGCTGATCGCCGCGACCAAGGGCCTGGGTTATCTGCTCAGCGACGGCCGCGAAACCTCGCGACCGGACATCGTGCTGGCGGCGATTATCGTGCTCGCCTTGCTCGGCAAACTCAGCGACGGCCTGCTCGCAGTGCTGGAACGCCGCGGGCTGGCCTGGCGCGATACGTTCACCGGTCAGGAGGCGCAGGATTGA
- a CDS encoding aliphatic sulfonate ABC transporter substrate-binding protein codes for MTSFLPFARLKTLLVASAMALSLQSLAHATEAPPAEVHLDYAYYSPVSLVLKHFGFLEKALPQSKVSWVLSQGSNRSLEYLNSGGVDFASSASLAAVLSRANGSPIKSVYVYSRAEWTALVVRKDSPYQSVADLKGKKIAATKGTDPYLFTLRSLQQAGLKKDDVELVHLQHPDGRTALEKGDVDAWAGLDPHMAASQVQAGSRLLYRNPAFNSYGVVSVTEQYAKEHPQTIDTVIKAYEQAREWALKNPEEFAALLAKESGLPLDVAKLQLSRTDLSSPQLTANDVQASKAAAPILVSEELVRRGVNVDQVIDQLLDSGVQQAVARQ; via the coding sequence ATGACATCGTTCTTACCGTTCGCCCGCCTCAAAACGCTACTTGTCGCCAGCGCCATGGCATTGAGCCTGCAATCTCTGGCCCACGCCACCGAAGCCCCTCCCGCCGAGGTGCATCTGGATTACGCCTACTACTCCCCCGTGAGTCTGGTGCTCAAGCATTTCGGCTTTCTCGAAAAGGCCCTGCCACAGAGCAAAGTCAGTTGGGTGCTGAGCCAGGGCAGTAACCGTTCGCTGGAATATCTGAACAGCGGCGGCGTCGATTTCGCCTCCAGCGCCAGCCTTGCCGCTGTTCTGAGCCGGGCCAACGGTAGCCCGATCAAATCGGTGTACGTCTACAGCCGCGCTGAATGGACCGCATTGGTGGTGCGCAAAGATTCGCCGTACCAGAGCGTCGCCGATCTCAAGGGCAAGAAAATCGCCGCCACCAAAGGCACCGATCCGTACCTGTTCACGTTGCGCAGCCTGCAACAGGCCGGGCTGAAGAAAGACGACGTGGAGCTGGTGCACCTGCAACATCCGGACGGCCGCACCGCGCTGGAAAAAGGTGATGTCGACGCCTGGGCCGGGCTCGACCCGCACATGGCCGCCAGTCAAGTGCAGGCCGGTTCGCGTCTGCTGTATCGCAATCCGGCGTTCAACAGCTACGGCGTGGTCAGCGTCACCGAGCAGTACGCCAAGGAGCATCCGCAAACCATTGATACCGTGATCAAAGCCTACGAGCAGGCGCGCGAATGGGCGCTGAAAAATCCCGAAGAGTTCGCCGCCCTGCTCGCCAAAGAGTCCGGTTTGCCGCTGGACGTGGCCAAACTGCAGCTGTCGCGCACTGACCTGAGCAGCCCGCAACTGACCGCCAACGACGTGCAGGCCTCGAAGGCGGCGGCACCGATTCTGGTCTCTGAGGAACTGGTGCGGCGTGGGGTGAATGTCGATCAAGTCATCGATCAGTTGCTCGACAGCGGTGTACAACAAGCCGTCGCCCGCCAGTAA
- a CDS encoding DUF3087 domain-containing protein codes for MFEIQPMDPATFRQQTRRSTLIIAVLFLVLAMVLSMAAVTLFGEPGGDNLRFNVGGVFVAFLLTAALMRGQFWHQTWMAPAVYSWRLKRSLMSVTNVMHQVTAAVEQNDPTAMKVLRFYHLGLTQMHELDGNSSDHAQLHREVEAHKERMQALGLEIDQKRLDPAWLQALKPATR; via the coding sequence ATGTTCGAGATCCAGCCGATGGACCCAGCAACGTTTCGCCAGCAGACCCGCCGCAGCACGCTGATCATTGCCGTGCTGTTTCTGGTGTTGGCGATGGTGCTTTCGATGGCGGCGGTGACGCTGTTCGGCGAACCCGGCGGCGACAATCTGCGCTTCAATGTCGGCGGGGTGTTCGTCGCGTTCCTGCTGACAGCGGCGCTGATGCGCGGGCAGTTCTGGCATCAGACCTGGATGGCCCCGGCAGTCTATAGCTGGCGGCTCAAGCGCAGCCTGATGAGCGTGACCAACGTGATGCATCAGGTGACGGCGGCGGTGGAGCAGAACGATCCGACCGCGATGAAGGTGCTGCGCTTCTATCATCTGGGGCTGACCCAGATGCACGAACTGGACGGTAACTCCAGCGATCATGCGCAACTACATCGGGAAGTCGAGGCGCACAAGGAGCGGATGCAGGCGCTGGGCCTGGAGATCGACCAGAAGCGCCTGGATCCGGCCTGGCTGCAAGCCTTGAAACCCGCCACGCGTTAA
- a CDS encoding NAD-dependent succinate-semialdehyde dehydrogenase yields the protein MSDLIRHGHFIDGQWGQGGATYAVRNPANGELIAEVQKDGAEATHLAIDAANRALPAWRKLTAKERSQCLKRWSDLMLANQKELATLLSREQGKPLAEAMGEVVYAASFLEWFGEEAKRAYGDVIPSHKADARIIVVKEAIGVVAAITPWNFPLAMVTRKVGPALAAGCTMILKPSEETPLSAFALAVLAEQAGIPAGVFNIVSGDAVAIGGALQASSIVRKLSFTGSTRTGKLLMRQAADTLKKVSLELGGNAPFIVFDDADLDAAVKGAMASKFRNTGQTCVCVNRFFIQDSVYEAFTGKLAEAVAAMRVGSALDGETEQGPLINTAALAKVESHVSDALEKGATLLCGGRRHALGGTFYEPTILTEVNGDMLIAQDETFGPVAACFRFKDEAEVLARANDTPFGLSAYFYSRDIGRVWRMAEGLEAGMVGINEGIISTEVAPFGGIKESGLGREGSKYGLDDYLEIKYLLMGGL from the coding sequence ATGAGCGATCTGATCCGTCACGGCCACTTCATCGACGGCCAGTGGGGGCAGGGCGGCGCGACCTATGCGGTGCGCAACCCGGCCAATGGCGAACTGATTGCCGAGGTGCAAAAGGATGGCGCCGAAGCAACCCACCTGGCCATCGATGCGGCCAATCGTGCGCTGCCGGCGTGGCGCAAGCTCACCGCCAAGGAACGCAGCCAGTGCCTGAAACGCTGGAGCGATCTGATGCTCGCCAACCAGAAGGAACTTGCGACTCTGCTCAGTCGCGAACAGGGCAAACCGCTGGCCGAGGCCATGGGTGAAGTGGTCTATGCCGCGAGTTTCCTCGAGTGGTTCGGCGAGGAAGCCAAGCGTGCCTATGGCGACGTGATCCCCAGCCACAAGGCCGATGCGCGGATCATCGTGGTCAAGGAAGCGATTGGCGTGGTCGCGGCGATCACCCCGTGGAACTTCCCGTTGGCGATGGTCACCCGCAAGGTCGGCCCGGCGTTGGCGGCCGGTTGCACGATGATTCTCAAACCGTCCGAGGAGACGCCATTGTCGGCGTTCGCCCTGGCGGTGTTGGCGGAACAGGCGGGTATTCCGGCAGGTGTGTTCAACATCGTTTCCGGCGATGCGGTGGCGATTGGCGGTGCGCTGCAAGCGTCGAGCATCGTGCGCAAACTGTCGTTCACCGGCTCGACCCGCACCGGCAAACTGCTGATGCGCCAGGCTGCCGACACCCTGAAAAAAGTCTCGCTGGAACTGGGTGGCAACGCGCCGTTCATCGTCTTCGACGATGCCGATCTGGACGCGGCAGTCAAAGGCGCGATGGCCTCAAAATTCCGCAACACCGGGCAGACCTGCGTGTGCGTGAATCGCTTCTTCATTCAGGACAGCGTCTACGAAGCCTTCACCGGCAAGCTTGCCGAAGCGGTTGCGGCGATGCGCGTCGGCAGTGCGCTGGACGGTGAAACCGAGCAAGGCCCGCTGATCAACACCGCCGCATTGGCCAAGGTCGAAAGCCATGTCAGCGATGCCCTTGAGAAGGGCGCCACGCTGCTGTGTGGCGGTCGTCGTCACGCACTTGGCGGCACCTTTTATGAGCCGACCATCCTCACCGAAGTCAACGGCGACATGCTGATCGCCCAGGACGAAACCTTCGGCCCGGTGGCTGCGTGTTTCCGCTTCAAGGATGAAGCCGAAGTGCTGGCGCGGGCCAACGACACGCCGTTCGGTTTGTCGGCGTACTTCTACAGCCGGGATATCGGTCGGGTCTGGCGTATGGCCGAAGGGCTGGAAGCCGGCATGGTCGGGATCAAC
- a CDS encoding AzlC family ABC transporter permease produces MSDSLMPRRAFLRGAAAIMPLSLATAPWGLLAGSMAIEANLTPLQGQGLSSIVFAGAAQLVAIGMLKGGAGIFSILLTTLLLTSQHLLYGMSMRSVISPLPGRWRIGLGFLLTDELFALTSQHDRQQFNRWYALGVGLTFYIAWNLFTLAGIVLGSSIPGLEHLGLDFSIAATFIALITPVVRNVPTVVCVAVSLFCSVLFSYWQWGSALVLSGLAGMTAGFVCNKLYRGRT; encoded by the coding sequence ATGTCTGACTCACTTATGCCGCGCCGTGCGTTTCTTCGCGGCGCTGCGGCGATCATGCCGTTATCCCTGGCGACGGCGCCTTGGGGGCTGCTGGCCGGCTCCATGGCGATTGAAGCCAATCTCACGCCGTTACAGGGGCAGGGCCTGTCGAGCATCGTGTTCGCGGGGGCCGCGCAACTGGTGGCGATCGGCATGCTCAAGGGCGGTGCCGGGATTTTCTCGATTCTGTTGACCACGCTGCTGCTGACCTCGCAACACTTGCTGTACGGGATGAGCATGCGCTCGGTGATTTCGCCGCTGCCCGGGCGCTGGCGCATCGGCCTGGGCTTTTTGCTCACCGATGAACTGTTCGCCCTGACCAGTCAGCATGATCGCCAGCAGTTCAATCGCTGGTACGCCTTGGGCGTCGGTCTGACGTTCTATATCGCCTGGAACCTGTTCACCCTGGCCGGCATCGTCCTGGGCAGCAGCATTCCAGGGCTTGAGCACCTGGGGCTGGACTTCTCGATTGCCGCCACCTTCATCGCGTTGATCACCCCGGTGGTGCGTAATGTGCCGACCGTGGTGTGCGTGGCCGTGTCTTTGTTCTGCTCGGTGCTGTTCAGTTATTGGCAGTGGGGCTCGGCGCTGGTGTTGTCAGGGCTGGCCGGGATGACCGCAGGATTTGTCTGCAACAAGCTGTATCGGGGGCGCACATGA
- a CDS encoding aldo/keto reductase — translation MQYIRLGNSGLQVSRLCLGTMNMGTPDWKPWIFNERQSEPIVAHALDNGVNFIDLADFYSAGVGEEVVGRIVKRLARREDLVITTKVGYGTRSGINASGHSRKHIMDSIDASLKRLDMDYVDVFMLHYFDVNTPVEETMSALNDIVRSGKARYIGVSTMLTGQLAKILMACERNGWVKPINMQLQLNCAYREEEREMIPFCRDQGIGVSVFSPLARGLLTGDVQSTRNQTDFFTQQMYSDEASFEIAHSVQRVARARGVSNAQIAQAWVANHPGVDCMLVGADTTAQFDSALAALETRLDADELHELERNYTPCDVINDYTAGKRILRTARPGLERFTLQGAVA, via the coding sequence ATGCAATACATCCGTTTGGGCAACTCCGGCCTGCAAGTTTCCCGCCTGTGCCTGGGCACCATGAACATGGGCACCCCGGACTGGAAGCCGTGGATCTTCAACGAAAGACAGAGCGAGCCGATCGTCGCTCACGCGCTGGACAACGGCGTGAATTTCATCGATCTGGCGGACTTCTATTCTGCCGGTGTCGGCGAGGAAGTGGTGGGGCGCATCGTCAAGCGTCTGGCCCGTCGCGAAGACCTGGTGATCACCACCAAGGTCGGCTATGGCACCCGCAGTGGGATCAATGCCAGCGGCCATTCGCGCAAACACATCATGGACAGCATCGACGCATCGCTGAAGCGTCTGGACATGGATTACGTCGACGTGTTCATGCTGCATTACTTCGACGTGAACACCCCGGTCGAGGAAACCATGTCGGCATTGAACGATATCGTGCGTTCCGGCAAGGCCCGCTACATCGGCGTGTCGACCATGCTCACCGGGCAACTGGCGAAGATCCTCATGGCCTGCGAGCGCAATGGCTGGGTCAAGCCGATCAACATGCAGCTGCAGTTGAACTGCGCCTATCGCGAAGAAGAGCGCGAGATGATTCCGTTCTGCCGCGATCAGGGCATCGGCGTCTCGGTGTTCAGTCCGCTGGCGCGCGGCCTGCTGACCGGCGACGTGCAGTCGACCCGCAACCAGACCGACTTCTTCACCCAGCAGATGTACAGCGACGAAGCCTCTTTCGAAATCGCGCATTCGGTACAACGCGTGGCCCGCGCCCGTGGCGTGTCGAACGCGCAGATCGCCCAGGCGTGGGTGGCCAACCATCCGGGCGTCGATTGCATGCTGGTCGGCGCGGACACCACGGCGCAGTTCGACAGTGCCCTGGCAGCGCTGGAAACCAGACTCGACGCTGATGAGTTGCATGAACTGGAGCGCAATTACACCCCGTGCGACGTGATCAACGATTACACCGCCGGCAAACGCATCCTGCGCACCGCGCGTCCGGGGCTGGAGCGCTTCACTTTGCAGGGAGCGGTGGCATGA
- a CDS encoding ABC transporter substrate-binding protein → MKLSRLLRSTLIIALFAAPLAYAAEPVVLHVGDQNYYNIRASVEASGVLKHAPYTVDWKHFQAAAPLAEALQTGSLDLGFLGDSGFLFLAAKQAPVKLIGVSRQNPDTIALLVPKDSPVKTIADLKGKKVAYWPGAWSQQLTLRALEQGGLPENYVEFVKLMPIDAAAALPQGSIDAFPVWEPYISQQIVFSGARPILTAKNLMPGLSAIAASAPSIDSKRAAIADFLGRLKRARAWVDSHTDEYADLWAEKANLDQEVSRHWLRQAHMTVGPVDQQAAADLQGTADFLFKVKALPTPLATAGVIDTSFQRALAD, encoded by the coding sequence ATGAAGCTCTCCCGTTTGCTCCGCAGCACACTGATCATCGCCCTGTTCGCCGCACCGCTTGCCTACGCCGCCGAGCCGGTGGTACTGCATGTCGGTGATCAGAACTACTACAACATTCGCGCTTCGGTGGAAGCCTCGGGCGTGTTGAAGCACGCGCCTTATACCGTTGACTGGAAGCACTTCCAGGCCGCTGCGCCATTGGCCGAGGCGTTGCAGACCGGCTCGCTGGATCTGGGTTTTCTGGGCGATTCGGGTTTCCTGTTTCTCGCCGCCAAACAGGCGCCGGTAAAACTGATCGGAGTGTCGCGACAAAACCCGGACACCATCGCGTTACTGGTGCCGAAAGATTCACCGGTGAAAACCATCGCCGATCTGAAGGGCAAGAAAGTCGCCTACTGGCCCGGCGCCTGGAGTCAGCAGTTGACCTTGCGTGCCCTGGAGCAGGGCGGTCTGCCGGAAAATTACGTCGAATTCGTCAAGCTGATGCCGATCGATGCGGCGGCTGCGTTGCCGCAGGGCAGCATTGATGCCTTCCCGGTGTGGGAACCGTACATCTCCCAGCAAATCGTGTTCTCCGGTGCGCGGCCGATTCTCACCGCGAAAAACCTGATGCCGGGCCTCAGCGCGATTGCCGCGTCGGCGCCGTCGATCGACAGCAAGCGTGCAGCGATTGCCGATTTTCTCGGACGTTTGAAGCGCGCTCGAGCCTGGGTCGACAGCCATACCGACGAATACGCAGACTTGTGGGCGGAGAAGGCCAACCTCGATCAGGAAGTCTCGCGACACTGGTTGCGCCAGGCGCACATGACCGTCGGGCCGGTGGATCAACAGGCGGCGGCAGACCTGCAGGGCACCGCGGACTTCCTGTTCAAGGTCAAGGCCCTGCCGACGCCGCTGGCTACCGCCGGGGTCATCGACACCTCGTTTCAGCGGGCATTGGCCGACTGA
- a CDS encoding DUF2784 domain-containing protein, which translates to MLYRIAADGLVLFHLSFILFVLFGGLLVLKWPRLMWLHLPAAAWGVAVEVLHLTCPLTYWENLMRHAAGQTEYAGGFIEHYVWPIIYPAGLTPQIQLALGSVVLVINLLVYGRLLRRWQLRRASRIPF; encoded by the coding sequence ATGCTGTACCGAATCGCAGCCGACGGGCTGGTGCTGTTCCATCTGTCATTTATTCTTTTCGTGCTGTTCGGCGGGCTGCTGGTACTCAAGTGGCCACGCTTGATGTGGCTGCACCTGCCGGCGGCCGCGTGGGGCGTGGCGGTCGAGGTGTTACACCTGACCTGTCCGCTGACCTACTGGGAAAACCTGATGCGCCACGCCGCCGGGCAGACCGAATACGCCGGCGGCTTCATCGAGCACTACGTCTGGCCGATCATCTACCCCGCCGGCCTGACGCCGCAGATTCAGTTGGCGCTGGGCAGCGTGGTGCTGGTGATCAACCTGCTGGTCTACGGGCGCCTGCTGCGGCGCTGGCAACTGCGCCGCGCCAGCCGCATCCCGTTTTAA
- a CDS encoding AzlD domain-containing protein codes for MVWAVIFGMGILVFLNRYVFLEPRLPVRLSSNARQFLGFAVPGMLTAICGPIVFMPDKQLNLQWDNPYLLSSLVAVGLVIYTRNTLLSMLLSMAFFFLLRWWL; via the coding sequence ATGGTCTGGGCAGTGATTTTCGGCATGGGGATTCTGGTGTTCCTCAACCGATACGTTTTTCTCGAACCGCGCCTGCCGGTACGTTTGAGCAGTAATGCTCGGCAGTTTCTCGGGTTTGCCGTACCGGGCATGCTCACCGCGATCTGCGGGCCGATCGTGTTCATGCCGGACAAACAGCTGAATTTGCAGTGGGATAACCCGTATTTGCTTAGTTCGTTAGTGGCAGTAGGTTTGGTTATCTATACCCGTAATACCTTGCTGAGCATGCTATTGAGCATGGCGTTCTTCTTTTTGCTGCGCTGGTGGCTGTAA
- a CDS encoding polysaccharide deacetylase family protein: MKYAFKLICAAAIAFGLAGCIAAPIEMTAQTETRLKAQAPVRFLLTFDDGPSASSFWNPSATVLDSLKVNPVQPDIKAVFFVQTRAPRAGNSEIGRGIMRREHAEGHILGFHTATHWHTNHRSLDPQELEQSLSNGTADIAAITGDAPILLRPPFWNYDKRTFAAYQQHGLHVLLTDLSANDGKIWGFNASPRRRANMLRQLSEVRERIALGEFPAVDGVIPVVVTFHDLNRYTARHTREYLQILLDSAAATGVRLADKPFYDDRAALQKAALARTVQQSSDAVQLPGMWNWIWDHDAH, encoded by the coding sequence ATGAAATACGCGTTCAAACTTATCTGTGCAGCGGCCATCGCGTTTGGGTTGGCCGGCTGCATTGCCGCGCCCATCGAGATGACCGCACAAACCGAAACCCGGCTCAAGGCCCAGGCACCGGTGCGCTTTCTGCTGACCTTCGACGATGGCCCTAGCGCTTCGAGTTTCTGGAACCCGTCGGCGACAGTCCTCGATAGCCTGAAGGTCAACCCGGTGCAACCGGACATCAAAGCGGTGTTTTTCGTCCAGACCCGCGCCCCCCGCGCCGGCAACAGTGAGATTGGTCGCGGGATCATGCGGCGCGAGCACGCCGAAGGGCACATCCTCGGATTCCACACCGCCACCCATTGGCACACCAACCATCGCTCGCTCGATCCGCAAGAGCTGGAGCAGTCGTTGAGCAACGGCACGGCGGATATCGCTGCGATTACCGGGGATGCGCCGATCTTGCTGCGCCCGCCATTCTGGAATTACGACAAGCGCACCTTCGCCGCTTATCAACAGCACGGCCTGCATGTATTGCTGACCGATTTGAGCGCCAACGACGGCAAGATCTGGGGCTTCAATGCCAGCCCCCGACGTCGGGCGAACATGCTGCGTCAGCTATCGGAAGTCCGCGAGCGAATTGCCCTCGGCGAATTCCCTGCCGTGGACGGGGTGATTCCGGTGGTGGTTACCTTTCATGACCTCAACCGCTACACCGCGCGGCATACCCGCGAATACCTGCAGATTCTGCTCGACAGTGCCGCCGCCACGGGCGTGAGACTGGCGGACAAACCGTTCTACGATGATCGCGCGGCGCTGCAGAAAGCGGCGTTGGCGCGCACGGTTCAGCAAAGTTCGGATGCGGTGCAATTGCCGGGGATGTGGAACTGGATCTGGGACCATGACGCGCACTGA